ACCACCGCGGTGACAAGTCCCGCAGCATCGAACTTCGGTTGGAAAATAGTGCCCTGCTCGCGATCGTCGACCATGAGCGGCGACCTAGCATCGCCTCGGTCGCGTGTCAGCGGTTGCGGATCGCCTTGACCAGATCGTCCTTCGACATCGTCGAGCGACCCTCGATGCCGATCTTCTTCGCCTCGTCGTACAGGTCCGACTTCGTGCGGTCCTCCAGCCGGGTCGATTCGTGGTCCAGCGAGCCGTTCGCCTTGGCATTGGCGATTCGCGCCGCTTTCTCCTTCGACGCGCCCTGCTCGCGCAACTCCTCGTACAGCGCGTCGTCCTTGACCTGCGATCCGTGGTCCTTGGCCATGCGAAATCTCCTGTCGAACCGACCCGAACGCGGTGTGCCGCAAAACGCTCCGCGCTTTGATGACATTCGCGCGTCAGGCGCTATATGCGGCCCCGCACGATGGAAGCCCCCGCCACATGCTGACCACACATCCGTTCGACGACGATCACCTGCACGAGGAGTGCGGCATCTTCGGTGCCTCCGGCTCCGACGGCGCCGCCGCGCTCGTGGCGCTGGGGCTGCACGCGCTCCAGCACCGCGGCCAGGAGGCCGCCGGGATCACGAGCTTCGACGGGCGCGAGTTCCATACGCACCGCGCGATGGGGCATGTCGCGGGCAATTTCGACCGCGACGACATCATCCGTTCGCTCCAGGGCGACGTCGCCTGCGGGCACGTCCGCTATTCGACCACGGGAGAGACCGCGCTGCGCAACGTGCAGCCGCTCTATGCCGAGCTGCAGTCGGGCGGGTTCGCGATCGCGCATAACGGCAACATCTCCAATGCGATGCGCCTGCGCCGCGAGCTGGTGCGCCGCGGCTCGATCTTCCAGTCGACCTCGGATACCGAAACGATCATCCATCTGGTCGCAACCAGCCAGTATCGCACTTTGCTAGACAAGTTCATCGACGCGCTGAGGCAGGTCGAGGGCGCGTATGCGCTGATCGTGATGACCCCCGACGGCATGATCGCCTGCCGCGATCCGCTGGGCATTCGTCCGCTGGTCATGGGCAAGCTGGGCGATGCGATCATCTTCGCGTCGGAAACCGTCGCGCTCGACGTGGTCGGCGCGGAGTTCGTCCGCTCGGTCGAGCCCGGCGAGCTGGTGATCGTCCAGGGCAACGAGATCCGCTCGATCAAGCCGTTCGAAAAGGTCGCGGCACGCCCCTGCATCTTCGAATGGGTGTATTTCTCGCGCCCCGATTCGATCGTGGACGATCATTCCATCTATTCCGTGCGCAAGAATATCGGCGCGCAACTGGCGATCGAGGCGCCGGTGGAGGCGGATCTGGTCATCCCGGTGCCGGATTCCGGCGTCCCCGCGGCAATCGGCTATGCGCAGGAGAGCGGTATTCCGTTCGAACTGGGCATCATCCGCTCGCATTACGTCGGCCGCACCTTCATCCAGCCCGGCGACAAGGTCCGTCACCTCGGCGTCAAGCTGAAGCACAACGCCAACCGCGCGCTGATCCAGGGAAAGAAAATCGTCCTGATCGACGATTCGATCGTCCGCGGCACCACCTCGCTGAAGATCGTGCAGATGATGCGCGATGCCGGCGCGGCCGAGGTGCACATGCGCATCGCCTCCCCGCCGACCCGCCACAGTTGTTTCTACGGCGTCGACACGCCGGAACGTGCCAAGCTGCTCGCGGCGAAGCTCGATCTGGGCGGCATGACCGACTTCATCCACGCCGACAGCCTCGCCTTCGTGTCGATCGACGGGCTCTACAAGGCGCTGGGCGAGAGTCACCGCGCCGACATCCGCCCGCGCTATTGCGATGCCTGCTTCACCGGCGACTATCCGACCGCGCTGACCGACCACGACGAATCGAGCGCGGTGGACCAGTTCGCGATGCTGGCCGAACGAGTGAACTGACGACCCTATGGCTCAGGAATTGAAGGACAGACTGGCGCTGGTCACCGGCGCCAGCCGCGGTATCGGTGCCGCGACCGCGATCGCGCTGGGCGCCCGGGGCGCGCACGTGATCCTGACCGCCCGCACCGCCTCCGCGCTGGAAGATGTCGAACAGGCCATCTTCGACGCGGGCGGATCGGCGACGATCGCGCCGCTCGACCTGGCGCAGAGCGATTCGATCGCGAAGCTCGCCACCGCGATCGGCGAGCGCTGGCAGGCGCTCGACGTGATGGTGCTCAACGCCGGCATGCTCGGCACGCTGGCCGCGGTGCCCGCGATCGATGCGAAGGAATTTGCGCAGCTGCTGACGCTCAACGTCTCGGCGCAACTGGCGCTGCTCCAGGCCTTCGACCCGATGCTCCGCCGGTCGAGCGGCGCACGGGTGATCGGGATCACTTCCTCGGTCGGGCGGACGCCGCGCGCCTATTGGGGCGCGTACGGTGCCTCCAAGGCCGCGTTCGAGACGCTGCTCGAGGCATATGGCGACGAAACGGCGGAGGTCGGCCGCATCCGCGTCGCGGTGCTCGACCCCGGAGCCACGCGGACGAAAATGCGCGCGCGCGCCTATCCGGGCGAGGATCCCGCCTCGGTCAAGCCGCCGGAAGTGGTCGCGGAGCGGATCGTCCAGCTGGCGATCGACGGGTTCGAGGCCAATCACCGCGAGCGTGTCGCCGGTTGAGGGTCAGCCCTTCACCAGCGTCACCTGCATCACGTCGATCCCGCCGCCGCGAAAGCCGCCTTCGCAATACATCAGATAATAGCGCCACAATCGCTGGAAGCGCGCGTCGAAGCGGGGCGGCAGGCGGCCGTCCGCCGCGGCCGCATCGAACCGATCGCGCCATTGTCGCAGCGTTTCGGCATAATCCTCCCCGAAGGACTGCGGGTCCTCCCAGGTCAGGCCCTGCTGCGCCGCGATCGCGCGGAAGCGGCTCTCCGAGATCAGCGATCCACCCGGGAAGACGTAGCGCTGGATGAAGTCCACGCCGCCCGCGTAGGAGGCCCAGACGTCGTCGGCGATGGTGATAAGCTGGAGTGCCGCACGACCGCCCGGTTTGAGCACGCGCGCGATCGTCGCGAGATAGGTCGGCCAATATTCCGGGCCGACCGCCTCGACCATCTCGATGCTCGCGACCGCGTCGAACCTGCCCTCGACGTCGCGATAGTCGGTCAGCCCGACCGTGACGCCGGGCAGGTCGCGCGCCAGCACATGGTCACGCTGCTCGGTGGAGAGCGTCAGCGCATGTACCCCTACGCCCGCCGCCGCGGCGGTAGCCGCGAACGAGCCCCAGCCACAGCCGATCTCCAGGATGCGGTCGCCGGGGCGCGCGGCGGTACGGCGCAGGATCGCATCCAGCTTGCTGTGCTGAGCTTCCTCCAGCGACGGCGCCGAGCCGGCGAACAGCGCACTGGAATAGGTCAGCGTCGGGTCGAGCCACTCGCGATAGAAGTCGTTGCCCAGGTCGTAGTGCGCCGCGATGTTGCGACGCGACCCGGCGCGATCGTTGCGGCGCAGGCGGTGAAGCACGCGCGCCGCGAGCTTCGCGCTCGCCTTGGCGCGGGCGACGTCGCCCAGCGCGGTGCGGTTGCGCATGAACAGGTCGAAGATCGGCACCGCATCCGGGCTGGTCCAGTCGCCGGCCTCCCACGCCTCGTAC
The sequence above is drawn from the Sphingomonas adhaesiva genome and encodes:
- a CDS encoding cyclopropane-fatty-acyl-phospholipid synthase family protein, whose protein sequence is MDAATTRISRPPVAARWLGRVYHRVLDRINAGLLEGAIDAQLPDGTRRLLGGHAAGPLAIVRVVRWRALWRLVTGGSIGWYEAWEAGDWTSPDAVPIFDLFMRNRTALGDVARAKASAKLAARVLHRLRRNDRAGSRRNIAAHYDLGNDFYREWLDPTLTYSSALFAGSAPSLEEAQHSKLDAILRRTAARPGDRILEIGCGWGSFAATAAAAGVGVHALTLSTEQRDHVLARDLPGVTVGLTDYRDVEGRFDAVASIEMVEAVGPEYWPTYLATIARVLKPGGRAALQLITIADDVWASYAGGVDFIQRYVFPGGSLISESRFRAIAAQQGLTWEDPQSFGEDYAETLRQWRDRFDAAAADGRLPPRFDARFQRLWRYYLMYCEGGFRGGGIDVMQVTLVKG
- a CDS encoding DUF7218 family protein encodes the protein MAKDHGSQVKDDALYEELREQGASKEKAARIANAKANGSLDHESTRLEDRTKSDLYDEAKKIGIEGRSTMSKDDLVKAIRNR
- a CDS encoding SDR family NAD(P)-dependent oxidoreductase, with product MAQELKDRLALVTGASRGIGAATAIALGARGAHVILTARTASALEDVEQAIFDAGGSATIAPLDLAQSDSIAKLATAIGERWQALDVMVLNAGMLGTLAAVPAIDAKEFAQLLTLNVSAQLALLQAFDPMLRRSSGARVIGITSSVGRTPRAYWGAYGASKAAFETLLEAYGDETAEVGRIRVAVLDPGATRTKMRARAYPGEDPASVKPPEVVAERIVQLAIDGFEANHRERVAG
- the purF gene encoding amidophosphoribosyltransferase; its protein translation is MLTTHPFDDDHLHEECGIFGASGSDGAAALVALGLHALQHRGQEAAGITSFDGREFHTHRAMGHVAGNFDRDDIIRSLQGDVACGHVRYSTTGETALRNVQPLYAELQSGGFAIAHNGNISNAMRLRRELVRRGSIFQSTSDTETIIHLVATSQYRTLLDKFIDALRQVEGAYALIVMTPDGMIACRDPLGIRPLVMGKLGDAIIFASETVALDVVGAEFVRSVEPGELVIVQGNEIRSIKPFEKVAARPCIFEWVYFSRPDSIVDDHSIYSVRKNIGAQLAIEAPVEADLVIPVPDSGVPAAIGYAQESGIPFELGIIRSHYVGRTFIQPGDKVRHLGVKLKHNANRALIQGKKIVLIDDSIVRGTTSLKIVQMMRDAGAAEVHMRIASPPTRHSCFYGVDTPERAKLLAAKLDLGGMTDFIHADSLAFVSIDGLYKALGESHRADIRPRYCDACFTGDYPTALTDHDESSAVDQFAMLAERVN